Part of the Mycolicibacterium mageritense genome is shown below.
GTCGGCGCCGAGCGGGGCACTGCCTGCGCGGCCGCGACGATTGAGGGTCACCACCGGATTCGGCAGATCGATGCCGTCGACCACCGGGCGCCAGGTCGAGGCGTCGGCCATGACACCAGGCACCACCAGTATCGGTGTGCCGCGGCCCGGCCGGACCTCGGCCGTCAGCGCGGCGCCCGCGTGATCGACGGTGATGTGGTGGACCTCAGCGAGGGTGAAAGTCATTGCGGTACAGATCCGATCGTGAGAAGGGTGGGCGAGTCACGGTGGTAGAAATCGTGGCCCTTGTCGTCGATGACGATGAATGCGGGGAAGTCTTTGACGCGGATCCGCAGGACCGCTTCCATGCCCAGCTCGCCGTATTCGAGCGGTTCGACCGACGTGATGCAGTCGTGGGCGAGGCGCGCCGCGGGCCCGCCGATCGATCCCAGATAGAAGCCGCCGTGCGTGTGGCAGGACCGCCGAACCACGTCCGACCGGTTGCCTTTGGCGAGCATCACCAATGAGCCGCCGGCTGCCTGGAATTGCTCGACGTAGGAGTCCATGCGCCCGGCTGTGGTCGGGCCGAACGAACCGGAGGCATAACCCTCCGGCGTCTTCGCCGGGCCCGCGTAGTACACGGGATAGCGGCGCAGGTAGTCGGGCAGTGGCTCGCCGGCGTCGAGCCGTTCGCGGATCTTCGCATGTGCCAGATCACGTGCCACCACCATCGTCCCGGTCAAGGACAGCCGGGTGCCGACCGGATGCGCGGACAGTTGTGCACGAGTGTGGTCCAGCGACTCGTCGAGGTCGATGGATACGACGTCGCCGGGGTTTTCGTCGGAGGCATCCGGGAGAAACCGTGCCGGGTTGGTCTCGAGCTGTTCGAGGTACACGCCGTCGCGGGTGATCTTGCCGAGGATGTGTCGGTCCGCGGCGCACGACACCGCGATGGCGATGGGTAGCGAGCCGCCATGGCGCGGCAGCCGTACCACCCGCACGTCATGGCAGAAGTACTTGCCGCCGAACTGTGCACCGATCCCGAGCTTCCGTGTCGCGGTCAGGATCTGCTGCTCGAAGTCGAGGTCGCGAAACCCGTTGCCGGCCGTCGTTCCTGAGGTGGGCAGGTTGTCGAGGTGGTGTGCGGACGCGAGTTTGGCGGTCTTGAGGGCGAATTCGGCGCTGGTACCGCCGATCACGACCGCCAGGTGATACGGCGGGCACGCCGAGGTGCCGATCTCGGCGGCCCTGGCGACCACGAAGTCCAGCAGCGCGGCCGGGTTGAGCAGCGCGGCCGTCTGCTGGAACAGAAAGCTCTTGTTGGCGCTGCCGCAGCCCTTGGCGATGAACAGGAAGCGATAGGCGTCGTCCCCGCCCGCGAGAATCTCGATCTGCGCGGGGAGATTGGTGCCGGTGTTGCGCTCGTCGAACATCGACAGCGGCGCCAGTTGCGAGTATCGCAGGTTCAGCGTCGTGTAGGCGCGGGCGATCCCGCGCGAAAGATGTTCGGCGTCACGCCCGTCGGTGAGAACGTGCCTGCCCCGTTCGGCGTGCACGATCGCCGTTCCGGTGTCCTGGCACATCGGCAGCACGCCGCCGGCGGCGACATTGGCGTTGCGGAGCAACTCGGTGGCGACGTAACGGTCGTTGGCCGAGGCGTCGGGATCGTCGAGGATCGCCGCGACCTGACGGAGGTGGCTGGTGCGCAACAGGTGTGACACGTCCCGGTAGGCCTCGAAGGCCAATTGGTCGAGGACGTCGGGGGCAACCTCCAGGAACTCCCTGCCCACGGCGGTCACGGTACGGATGTCGCCGGTCGCGAGCCGTCGGTAGTCCGCGGTGTCCGGCCCGACCGGCAGCAATGGGGTGTAGCCGATGCTCATCGCCGTTCGATTCGCTCGGCCAGATCGAAGAGCGACTGCTCGGCACCGCGCGTGGTGATCAGCTGCAGACCCACGGGCAGCCCCGAGACGGTGCCGGCCGGCACACTCAGCGCGGGATGTCCGGTGAGGTTCCACGGGCACGTCAGCGACAACAGCGCCGATCGTACTTCGACTGCCTGCCCACCGATTTCGTGCGCACGTTGGCCGATCGCGGTGGCGACGGTGGGGACGGTGGGCATCGCCACCACGTCGAACCGTTCGAACAGCCCGGCAATCGCGGACCGAAAAGCATCGCGTCTGCGGTCGGCGCGCACATACTGCCACGCCGCGGTGTCCCGGCCGCGCAGCAACCGTTCGACCACTTCCGCGTCGATGGTCTGTTCATTGCCCGAAAGGTCGTCCATGCGTTCGGCGTAGGCTTCGCAGGCCTGCAACACGCTCAGCACCGAGAACGCCTCACCTGCCGGGAAGGGGAGCCGCGCGGTGGCTTCGACGGCGATGCCCGCGGCATCCATGGCGTCGCGCGCGGTGATGGCAATCGCTGGATCGCACGGTCCGAACCCGGCCGGGTCGAGCCACGCCACGCGAGGCTCGGCCTGCGAACGGCCCGGCGTGTGACCGGACATGATCGCGTAGGCGTCTGCCACACCGCCCGCCGTGGCGGCGAAGACGCCCACGTGATCGAGTGACGCCGCGAGCGCGTGCACGCCCGCCGTGGGGATGTCGCCGTGGGCCGGCTTGAATCCGGTCACACCGCACAACGCGGCAGGAACCCGGACCGAGCCCGCGGTGTCGGTCCCGACCGCCACCGGCACCATGCCCGCCGCGGTCGCGACGGCGCTGCCGCCACTGGAACCCCCGCTGATCCTGTTGACATCCCAGGGGTTTCGGGAGGCGCCGTGTGCCGATCGGTCGCCGGTGGCGCCGTAGGCGAACTCGTGCAGGACGTTCTTGCCGACGATCACCGCGCCCGCGGCGCGCAGCCTGCTCACGCATTCGGCGTCGGTCTCGGGACGACGTGGATGCGCGAGTGATCCCGACGTGGTCACCTGCCCGGCGATGTCGATGAGATCCTTGACCGAAACGGGGATGCCGTGCAGCACACCGCGGTCGCGCCCCTCCGCGCGTTCCCGGTCGGCGGTGCGGGCCGCGGCCAGGGCGCCCTCGGTGTCGACGGTGGTGAATGCGTTGAGAATCGGGTCGAGTCGCGTGATGGCGGCGAGGCTGTGTTCGACGAGCTCGACGCTCGTCGTGCGGCCGGACCGCAGATCGGCTGCGAGCGACCGGATGTCGCGGCCGCGAAAGTACCCGGGCGACACCGCGGTGTCGACTGTGTCTGTCATGTCAGAATCCTGGGATGAGTTGCAGGGGAGGGACGATCAACGAGGTGGCAACCGCCATGGCGGCAACGTTGCCGATGAACGGATGAAAGTCGGCAGGCATGCGCGCTGAGATCGCCGCGGCCAGTGGCGGACCGACAACGGCGCCCAGGACGGCGCCGGCCAGTACCGAAGCCGGCGTGCCGCCGTAGGTGAGCACGCATGCGGGCGCGACCGATACGACGGGGACGAACGTCGGGTAGAACGGTCTGCGCGCCCAGCGCCGTCGCCATA
Proteins encoded:
- a CDS encoding FumA C-terminus/TtdB family hydratase beta subunit; protein product: MSIGYTPLLPVGPDTADYRRLATGDIRTVTAVGREFLEVAPDVLDQLAFEAYRDVSHLLRTSHLRQVAAILDDPDASANDRYVATELLRNANVAAGGVLPMCQDTGTAIVHAERGRHVLTDGRDAEHLSRGIARAYTTLNLRYSQLAPLSMFDERNTGTNLPAQIEILAGGDDAYRFLFIAKGCGSANKSFLFQQTAALLNPAALLDFVVARAAEIGTSACPPYHLAVVIGGTSAEFALKTAKLASAHHLDNLPTSGTTAGNGFRDLDFEQQILTATRKLGIGAQFGGKYFCHDVRVVRLPRHGGSLPIAIAVSCAADRHILGKITRDGVYLEQLETNPARFLPDASDENPGDVVSIDLDESLDHTRAQLSAHPVGTRLSLTGTMVVARDLAHAKIRERLDAGEPLPDYLRRYPVYYAGPAKTPEGYASGSFGPTTAGRMDSYVEQFQAAGGSLVMLAKGNRSDVVRRSCHTHGGFYLGSIGGPAARLAHDCITSVEPLEYGELGMEAVLRIRVKDFPAFIVIDDKGHDFYHRDSPTLLTIGSVPQ
- a CDS encoding amidase, producing the protein MTDTVDTAVSPGYFRGRDIRSLAADLRSGRTTSVELVEHSLAAITRLDPILNAFTTVDTEGALAAARTADRERAEGRDRGVLHGIPVSVKDLIDIAGQVTTSGSLAHPRRPETDAECVSRLRAAGAVIVGKNVLHEFAYGATGDRSAHGASRNPWDVNRISGGSSGGSAVATAAGMVPVAVGTDTAGSVRVPAALCGVTGFKPAHGDIPTAGVHALAASLDHVGVFAATAGGVADAYAIMSGHTPGRSQAEPRVAWLDPAGFGPCDPAIAITARDAMDAAGIAVEATARLPFPAGEAFSVLSVLQACEAYAERMDDLSGNEQTIDAEVVERLLRGRDTAAWQYVRADRRRDAFRSAIAGLFERFDVVAMPTVPTVATAIGQRAHEIGGQAVEVRSALLSLTCPWNLTGHPALSVPAGTVSGLPVGLQLITTRGAEQSLFDLAERIERR